Proteins encoded in a region of the Micromonas commoda chromosome 10, complete sequence genome:
- a CDS encoding hypothetical protein (This model contains Trp-Asp (WD-40) repeats signature and profiles. putative protein) yields the protein MAPPEWNFGHVAGICDVSFVGSGDEALLVTCGADNAVTVRNPETLEIEESFTEEHDDAVNVLAVSPDGAKFATGSDDNSVKLFNFAGASREFESNVVRFTLPVRALAWSADGTFLAAGGEDNAVKVVKMDDKSVALDLATRSKCVKSLAFDPKGDFLGAVDDAGVLTVWALKAIAAGDDDDADMSDGDDDGKKGSTEPGEIVLAATVAPMTEPDSCEVNRACWRPDGAVIAVPGREHDVTFFARGTWTELENHRLIAEDGSEGKGHGENVVLAQWSPNGKYLLTSAKDHTVCVWDVKERKVINFIKHESTVCGACWRQTGNAVALVDGDGQWTLWKNPVPPSGYTGPTAQVDAAELDFFEAEEPLAPLAGGMGDEDMDGEDNVASEDEEDMGDMDEEQYYSELERRKRMKRKLAKSAQGTAVAAAPTPQPPFQVGSVPAKTAKDDAGNDANGSTRRFLCYNMIGSVVSTGEPGGDFNSVEMAFHDTSRGGRIPTITDYHGYSVGCLGERGCALASPAKQSGGSSVLFYRPYESWTHKSDWSVTLPVGEDVVSVATGKDWVAALTSGRMLRVFSHAGAQRQMVQLDGAPVTAAGKGDSLVVAWHASAPALVPDAADPKVLRVEPRIEFAEYDVASGGKVLSKGRIPLPPGATLTWLGHVEDGNGAIAFGASDGCVRVRTSEFGGSWTPVFRSQDARQQEGEHHWTVAVSVAESALYCVVGGNANGPAVHPRPVLTPLPLGMPVALPDSSSGELEDAAARAQLCVALASAAAAGDTAGFRDDVDPAGAAMDALRAAQTEADKALLRLFHAACKGERPARAADVASALNLTTSMHGALKLANAMSQNVLAERVTNLIEASMAAAAAAAEVEAARVYGGAVELDTPGQAPQQHYSQPAAYVAPSQATQPEKDSNPLGRRRSVAPATDENADAPKVSAKVKAGYEANAAPAKKGRVANPFARAR from the coding sequence atggcgccgcccgagtgGAACTTCGGCCACGTCGCCGGCATCTGCGATGTCTCCTTCgtcggcagcggcgacgaagcGCTCCTCGTCACGTGCGGAGCGGACAACGCGGTGACCGTGAGGAACCCGGAGACACTGGAGATCGAGGAGAGCTTCACCGAGGAGCACGACGATGCCGTCAACGTGCTCGCCGTGAGCCCTGACGGCGCCAAGTTCGCCACCGGGTCCGACGACAACTCCGTCAAGCTCTTCAACTTCGCGGGCGCAAGCCGCGAGTTTGAATCCAACGTGGTGCGCTTCACCCTCCCCGTGCGCGCGCTGGCGTGGAGCGCCGACGGTACCTTCCTCGCCGCAGGTGGCGAGGACAACGCGGTCAAGGTGGTCAAGATGGACGACAAGTCCGTGGCCCTCGACCTCGCCACCAGGTCCAAGTGCGTCAAGTCCCTCGCGTTCGATCCCAAGGGAGacttcctcggcgccgtcgacgacgccggcgtcctcaCCGTGTgggcgctcaaggcgatcgccgccggcgatgacgacgacgcggacatgtccgacggcgatgacgacggcaAGAAAGGGTCGACGGAGCCCGGCGAgatcgtcctcgccgccaccgtcgcgcccatGACCGAGCCGGATTCGTGCGAGGTGAACCGCGCGTGCTGGAGACCGGACGGCGCCGTGATCGCGGTGCCCGgccgcgagcacgacgtcaccttcttcgcgcgcggTACCTGGACCGAGCTCGAGAACCACAGGCtgatcgccgaggacgggAGCGAGGGCAAGGGCCACGGCGAGAACGTGGTGCTCGCGCAGTGGTCGCCCAACGGCAAGTACCTGCTCACCTCCGCCAAGGACCACACCGTGTGCGTTTGGGATGTCAAGGAGAGGAAGGTCATCAACTTCATCAAGCACGAGTCCACGGTGTGCGGTGCGTGCTGGCGCCAGACCGGtaacgcggtggcgctcgtggacggcgacgggcagtGGACCCTGTGGAAGAACCCGGTGCCCCCGTCGGGTTACACCGGGCCCACCGCGCAGgttgacgccgcggagctcgactttttcgaggccgaggagcctctcgcgcccctcgcgggaGGCATGGGCGACGAAGACATGGACGGCGAAGATaacgtcgcgtccgaggacgaggaagacATGGGCGACATGGACGAGGAGCAGTACTACTCCGAGCTAGAGCGAAGGAAGAGGATGAAGAGGAAGCTCGCCAAGAGCGCCCAGGgtaccgccgtcgccgccgcgcccacgccgcagCCCCCGTTCCAGGTGGGATCGGTCCCTGCCAAGACTGCTAAGGATGATGCTgggaacgacgcgaacggctcGACCCGTCGCTTCCTGTGCTACAACATGATTGGCTCCGTCGTGAGCACTGGTGAGCCCGGAGGTGATTTCAACTCGGTGGAGATGGCCTTCCACGACACCAGCCGTGGTGGTCGTATCCCCACCATCACCGACTACCACGGGTACTCCGTCGGATGCCTGGGTGAGCGGGGCTGTGCGCTCGCCTCTCCCGCCAAGCAGAGCGGCGGTTCTTCCGTCCTCTTCTATCGCCCCTACGAGTCCTGGACGCACAAGAGTGATTGGTCCGTCACTCTCCCCGTGGGTGAGGACGTGGTGTCCGTCGCGACCGGCAAGGACtgggtcgcggcgctgacaTCCGGCCGCATGCTTCGCGTCTTCTCGCACGCGGGCGCTCAGCGGCAGATGGTGCAGCTCGACGGtgcgcccgtcaccgccgccggcaagGGCGactccctcgtcgtcgcctggcacgcctcggcgccggcgctcgtccccgacgcAGCCGATCCCAAGGTGCTTCGGGTCGAGCCGCGCATCGAGTTCGCCGAGTACGACGTGGCGAGCGGCGGTAAGGTGCTGAGCAAGGGTAGGATCCCGCTACCCCCCGGCGCGACCCTGACGTGGCTCGGTCACGTCGAGGACGGTaacggcgccatcgcgtttGGCGCAAGCGACGGATGCGTTCGAGTCCGGACCTCCGAGTTTGGCGGCTCCTGGACTCCCGTGTTCAGGTCCCAGGATGCGAGGCAGCAGGAGGGCGAGCATCACTGGACCGTCGCCGtgtccgtcgcggagagcgcTCTCTACTGCGTCGTGGGTGGCAACGCCAACGGACCGGCGGTTCACCCCCGACCAGTCCTCACGCCCCTGCCGCTTGGCATGCCCGTGGCGCTGCCGGACTCCTCTTCCGGCGAgctggaggacgccgcggcgcgcgcgcagctgtgcgtcgccctcgcctccgcggcagccgccgggGATACCGCCGGGTTcagggacgacgtcgaccccgccggcgccgccatggacgccctccgcgccgcgcagacCGAGGCGGACAAGGCCCTACTCCGACTCTTCCACGCCGCGTGCAAGGGCGagaggcccgcgcgcgccgcggacgtcgcatCCGCGCTCAATCTCACCACGTCGATGCACGGCGCCCTTAAGCTCGCCAACGCCATGTCTCAAAACgttctcgccgagcgcgtcacCAACCTCATCGAGGCGagcatggccgccgccgcggcagcggctgaggtggaggcggcgagggtctacggaggcgccgtcgagctcgacacGCCGGGGCAGGCGCCCCAGCAGCACTACTCGCAGCccgcggcgtacgtcgcGCCCTCCCAGGCGACGCAGCCGGAGAAGGATTCCAACCCTCTCGGCCGCCGCAGGTCcgtggcgccggcgactgACGAGAACGCGGACGCCCCCAAGGTTAGCGCCAAGGTCAAGGCTGGTTACgaggcgaacgccgcgccggcgaagaagggcaGGGTGGCGAACcccttcgcgcgcgctcgatga
- a CDS encoding predicted protein: MTSRQICMTCGTRGHGASQCPERTRLHREHVLGTSEMPDVTAGALRRGPGGLQVLSYAKDHTSALFQQAKEREERLREERASRRDQEAPPNANSQPAKSGMSMVRLVKRKGVGVAEPGKKAKLQVVLEDQFKDDEDDEEEGLGGLLGDYDSDDDAEEEEPAKQQQKEDKEEKKDDKPKVKLPAPSELGVLDLPDWTDEVHLGKVEEQKVSAKPVSKARAVCNDFLRGRCDRGKRCKFSHDVS; this comes from the coding sequence ATGACCTCCCGCCAGATATGCATGACATGCGGGACCCGGGGACACGGTGCGTCGCAGTGTCCGGAGAGGACCAGGCTGCACCGTGAACACGTTCTAGGGACGTCGGAAATGCCCGACGTGACCGCGGGGGCCTTGCGCCGGGGGCCAGGAGGGTTGCAGGTGCTGTCCTACGCGAAGGATCACACCTCGGCGCTGTTCCAGCAGGCGAAAGAGCGGGAGGAGAGGCTGCGGGAGGAAAGGGCGAGCAGGAGGGACCAAGAGGCGCCCCCAAACGCAAATTCTCAGCCGGCAAAATCCGGGATGTCGATGGTGCGCCTGGTGAAGCGTAAGGGCGTTGGCGTTGCAGAGCCCGGCAAGAAGGCTAAGCTGCAGGTCGTTTTGGAGGATCAGTTcaaggatgacgaggacgacgaagaggaaGGACTTGGAGGGCTACTGGGTGACTACGACAGTGATGACGATGCAGAGGAGGAAGAGCCGGCGAAGCAGCAACAGAAGGAGGACAAGGAAGAGAAGAAGGATGATAAGCCGAAGGTGAAGCTCCCGGCACCATCGGAGTTGGGGGTCCTGGATCTGCCCGACTGGACTGATGAGGTGCATCTCGGCAAGGTCGAGGAGCAGAAGGTGTCGGCGAAGCCTGTGTCGAAGGCGAGAGCTGTTTGCAACGACTTTTTAAGAGGTCGATGCGATCGGGGGAAACGATGCAAGTTTTCGCACGACGTGTCATAG
- a CDS encoding hypothetical protein (putative uncharacterized protein), giving the protein MSTHSVTPALSAVTLCGPKSRAINPVAPVTRAGADSLRLKKVFTGTALRRATLRSTRRQIPAAVRAHGHGHSHGDGGHEHGQDYDDKDDVNIHSHTWPPKAGETWKNFKPVEKREPGDRLAEVLDVIRNAKYESISRNQGRDDLAMRLAAAEQENEKLTEEVKKQQAINDKAAHELLKDAEELAFMSMRLENLEREAEALKDLNVKLVEAADQLAVMVGNNDVASTTATHLDHDLTALRMEADSAKDALATAEARAAAERSDLIARIRTLEIDLAEAEGEAEEAAEVGAMVIGGAATAGAELEKARLTVEKLSALAKRRGDELLAAEAAASAAAREVASLKEQLANSSAGTGHLARVRELEVLMSEMLTAEEANILEARIRELEIIMADMIEPEELDAALARIRSLEIVMADMVDAEELEAAEARATEMEARAAALEVEADRLRARVRALEAEMAGMSYDDGEDLAVAPVEPRKGGTFKRRSGQFIMRKFDFAAVKAKTAPVKAFKRSGTFSLRRMKFSPKAAATSAAPAKKVERSVEEPVVFNFEQKKPGFKRTPGTFTKRKLSFGEPKVVASEPSTFRRSGTFTLRKFDFAAVRAKTAPAKAFKRSGVFSLRKMKFTVRPAQPTSGAGFTRKSGQFTMRKFDFVAAKVKAQEGKSFKRGGNFTLRKMNFRENAQQEIALETRSGTFVRSGGNFTMRRFDFLKAR; this is encoded by the exons ATGTCGACGCACTCAGTCACCCCCGCGCTCTCAGCGGTCACTCTATGTGGACCCAAGTCTAGGGCGATCAACCCCGTCGCTCCCGTGACTAGGGCTGGAGCCGATTCTCTCCGTCTCAAGAAG GTGTTTACCGGTACTGCCCTTCGTCGTGCGACGCTGCGAAGCACGCGTCGCCAAATCCCagcggcggttcgcgcgcaCGGCCACGGTCACTCCCACGGGGATGGGGGCCACGAGCACGGCCAAGACTACGACGACAAAGACGACGTCAACATCCACAGCCACACATGGCCCCCCAAGGCTGGTGAAACCTGGAAGAACTTCAAGCCCGTCGAAAAGAGGGAGCCCGGTGAcaggctcgccgaggtcctcGACGTCATCCGCAACGCCAAGTACGAGAGCATCTCCAGGAATCAAGGCCGTGACGACCTGGCCATGAGGCTTGCTGCTGCGGAGCAGGAGAACGAGAAGCTCACTGAGGAGGTGAAGAAGCAACAGGCCATAAACGATAAGGCGGCGCATGAGCTGCTGAAGGatgcggaggagctcgcgttCATGTCCATGCGACTGGAGAACCTCGAGAGGGAGGCCGAGGCTCTCAAGGACCTCAACGTCAAGCTTGTCGAGGCTGCAGACCAGCTCGCAGTCATGGTCGGCAACAACGATGTGGCATCCACCACCGCCACCCACCTGGACCATGACCTCACGGCGCTGCGCATGGAGGCTGACTCCGCcaaggacgcgctcgccaccgcggaggcgcgggccgCGGCTGAGCGATCCGATCTCATCGCGCGCATCAGGACGCTGGAGAttgacctcgccgaggctgagggcgaggcggaggaggctgcggaaGTCGGCGCCATGGTCATCGGCGGAGCCGCCACGGCCGgtgccgagctcgagaaggccCGCCTCACCGTCGAGAAGCtatccgcgctcgccaaacgaaggggcgacgagctcctcgcggctgaggctgctgcctctgccgccgcgcgtgagGTTGCCTCGCTCAAAGAGCAGCTCGCCAACTCCTCCGCCGGAACCGGCCATCTGGCGCGTGtacgcgagctcgaggtacTCATGTCCGAGatgctcaccgcggaggaggcgaacaTACTCGAGGCGAGGATAAGGGAGCTCGAGATCATCATGGCGGACATGatcgagcccgaggagctcgacgccgcgctcgccaggaTCAGGAGCCTCGAGATTGTGATGGCGGACATGGTTGACGCCGAGGAactcgaggctgcggaggcgagggcaaccgagatggaggcgagggcggcggccctcgaggtcgaggcggaCCGCCTCAGGGCCCGCGTTagggcgctcgaggctgagaTGGCGGGAATGTCctacgacgacggcgaggacctcgcAGTCGCACCCGTGGAGCCGCGCAAGGGTGGCACGTTCAAGCGCAGGTCCGGGCAGTTCATCATGCGTAAGTTCgacttcgccgcggtgaaggcgAAGACGGCTCCCGTTAAGGCCTTCAAGCGCTCCGGCACTTTCAGCCTGCGCAGGATGAAGTTCTCGCCCAAGGCTGcagcgacgagcgcggctcccgcgaaGAAGGTGGAGAGGAGCGTGGAAGAGCCCGTGGTGTTCAACTTTGAACAGAAAAAACCTGGGTTCAAGCGTACTCCCGGTACGTTCACGAAGCGCAAGCTTTCCTTCGGAGAGCCGAAGGTTGTGGCCTCCGAGCCATCCACGTTCAGGCGCTCGGGAACTTTCACCCTGCGCAAGTTTGACTTCGCTGCAGTCAGGGCCAAAACTGCCCCGGCCAAAGCTTTCAAGCGCTCCGGCGTCTTCAGCCTGCGCAAGATGAAGTTCACGGTGAGGCCCGCGCAGCCCAcgagcggcgccggcttCACTCGTAAGTCTGGACAGTTCACCATGCGCAAGTTTGACTTTGTCGCTGCCAAGGTCAAGGCGCAGGAGGGCAAGTCTTTCAAGCGCGGTGGCAACTTCACCCTTCGCAAGATGAACTTTCGAGAGAACGCCCAGCAGGAGATCGCTCTCGAGACCCGCTCCGGCACTTTCGTGCGCTCCGGTGGCAACTTCACCATGAGGCGATTTGACTTTCTCAAggcgaggtga